The following are encoded in a window of Massilia sp. R2A-15 genomic DNA:
- a CDS encoding metallophosphoesterase gives MPRRSFLTVAVLLALLHAYIGWRLIPAMALGAAGQGAGIAMLIASTLLVPTGLFASRLKRGPWGERLTWAGLLAMGLFSSLLVLTVLRDAVMLVLALFGAGTPALARASAFGVPLLALAVTLVGFVNARRLAKVVEVDVPIAGLPDALHGYTIAQISDIHVGPTIRRGYLNAIVTRVNGLQPDAIAITGDLVDGSVPRLALHTAPLERLSARDGAFFVTGNHEYYSGADAWIAELRRLGITVLINQHVVRERDGHAVMIAGVADFSAHHFDESHRSDPHAAAAGAPANVRVRVLLAHQPRSAEAAADAGFDLQLSGHTHGGQFFPWNLFVPLQQPFTAGLNRFRSLWVYTSRGTGYWGPPKRFGAPSEITLVRLVRGEAA, from the coding sequence ATGCCCCGCCGTTCCTTTCTCACCGTCGCCGTTTTGCTCGCGCTGCTGCACGCCTATATCGGCTGGCGGCTGATCCCGGCCATGGCGCTCGGCGCCGCCGGGCAGGGCGCCGGGATCGCGATGCTGATCGCGTCCACGCTATTGGTGCCTACGGGCCTGTTCGCCTCGCGGCTGAAGCGCGGCCCTTGGGGCGAACGCCTGACCTGGGCCGGCCTGCTGGCCATGGGCTTGTTTTCTTCCCTGCTGGTGCTGACCGTGCTGCGCGATGCGGTCATGCTGGTGCTGGCGCTGTTCGGCGCGGGCACGCCGGCCCTTGCGCGGGCCAGCGCTTTCGGCGTTCCCCTGCTGGCGCTGGCAGTGACGCTGGTCGGCTTCGTCAACGCGCGCCGGCTTGCGAAGGTGGTCGAAGTCGACGTGCCGATCGCCGGGCTGCCCGACGCGCTGCACGGCTACACGATCGCGCAGATATCGGACATCCACGTCGGCCCCACGATCAGGCGCGGCTACCTGAATGCGATCGTCACCAGGGTCAACGGACTGCAGCCCGACGCAATTGCGATCACCGGCGACCTGGTTGACGGCAGCGTGCCGCGCCTTGCGCTGCACACCGCGCCGCTCGAACGGTTGTCCGCGCGTGACGGTGCGTTTTTCGTCACCGGCAACCACGAATACTATTCGGGCGCCGACGCCTGGATCGCCGAACTGCGCCGGCTCGGCATCACGGTGCTGATCAACCAGCACGTGGTGCGCGAGCGTGACGGCCACGCCGTGATGATTGCCGGCGTTGCCGATTTTTCGGCTCACCATTTCGACGAATCGCACCGCAGTGACCCGCACGCCGCAGCGGCCGGCGCGCCCGCCAATGTGCGGGTGAGGGTGCTGCTGGCGCACCAGCCGCGCAGCGCGGAGGCGGCTGCGGACGCCGGCTTCGACCTGCAGCTGTCGGGCCACACGCACGGCGGCCAGTTCTTCCCCTGGAACCTGTTCGTGCCCCTGCAGCAGCCGTTCACCGCGGGCCTGAACCGGTTTCGCTCCCTGTGGGTGTACACCAGCCGCGGCACCGGTTACTGGGGCCCGCCGAAACGCTTCGGCGCGCCTTCCGAGATCACTTTGGTGCGGCTGGTGCGTGGCGAAGCGGCGTAA
- a CDS encoding DUF1566 domain-containing protein — protein MSRLEPVRDTLREGEYYAGLILGKDGAPDHHLILLPGEIDDVTWAAARDWAVRAGGELPNRRELALLFANQKEHFQRVWYWSREPSETRSQLVWGENFSSGIQTMYGRQFHGRARAVRRVIQEDGGSSAAAPEPDAASAA, from the coding sequence ATGAGCAGGCTCGAACCAGTCAGGGACACCTTGCGGGAAGGTGAATATTACGCGGGCCTCATTCTGGGAAAGGATGGCGCGCCGGACCATCACCTCATTCTGCTGCCGGGCGAAATCGACGACGTCACCTGGGCCGCCGCGCGCGACTGGGCCGTGCGGGCCGGCGGCGAGCTGCCCAACCGGCGCGAACTGGCGCTGCTGTTCGCCAACCAGAAGGAGCACTTCCAGCGCGTGTGGTACTGGTCGCGCGAGCCGTCGGAAACCCGCTCGCAACTGGTGTGGGGCGAGAACTTCTCGAGCGGCATTCAGACCATGTATGGGCGCCAGTTCCATGGCCGCGCCAGGGCCGTGCGGCGCGTCATCCAGGAAGATGGGGGCAGCAGCGCCGCGGCACCAGAGCCCGATGCCGCCAGCGCCGCGTGA
- a CDS encoding M20/M25/M40 family metallo-hydrolase — protein sequence MNRTLFPFALSILAGAVLAANAAAATPGNDPAALGQIRAAALKSDWAYERLADMTDLIGPRLSGSAGAAAAVTQVAEAMRKIGAKVTLQPVKVPHWVRGAESAELTEYAGRPAGLSQKVVLTALGGSGATPAAGLTAQVIVVHDFDELKARAAEVKGRIVLFDVPFDQQMADHGQAGQAYGQGVQYRGGGTRMAAQMGAAAALVRSVGGADYRLPHTGASGLQDGARIPAAAVSTEDSMLMARLAKRGPVTMHLTLTPQTLPDADSFNVIADLPGTDKADEIVIVSGHLDSWDLATGANDDGAGVVSAMAVIDTLKKLDFRPRRTIRLIAWMNEENGGRGAQAYLEANKADAGKHFAAIENDEGSGRVFGMRTSVPFESMKQFAPLRAALAPMGAGALQRTDVLGTGDLHGLEAAGVPSFAPLIDESTYFNYHHTPADTLDKVKPEDLRRHVAVMATTTWFLANMEQPVGRTVVPAR from the coding sequence ATGAATCGCACTCTGTTCCCGTTCGCCCTGTCCATTCTCGCCGGCGCCGTGCTGGCCGCAAACGCGGCCGCCGCCACGCCGGGTAACGATCCCGCCGCGCTGGGCCAGATCCGCGCCGCGGCCCTCAAGAGCGACTGGGCCTACGAGCGCCTGGCCGACATGACGGACCTGATCGGACCGCGCCTGTCGGGATCCGCGGGCGCCGCGGCCGCGGTGACGCAGGTGGCCGAGGCGATGCGCAAGATCGGCGCGAAGGTGACGCTGCAGCCGGTGAAAGTGCCGCACTGGGTGCGCGGCGCCGAGAGCGCCGAGCTAACCGAATATGCGGGCCGTCCGGCCGGCCTGTCGCAGAAAGTGGTGCTCACCGCGCTGGGCGGATCGGGCGCGACGCCGGCGGCCGGCCTGACCGCGCAGGTGATCGTGGTTCATGATTTCGACGAACTGAAGGCGCGCGCGGCCGAGGTGAAGGGCCGCATCGTGCTGTTCGACGTGCCGTTCGACCAGCAGATGGCCGATCACGGCCAGGCCGGTCAGGCGTATGGTCAGGGCGTGCAGTACCGCGGCGGTGGCACGCGCATGGCGGCGCAGATGGGGGCCGCGGCCGCGCTGGTGCGCTCCGTCGGCGGCGCCGATTACCGTCTGCCGCACACCGGCGCGAGCGGCCTGCAGGACGGCGCGCGCATCCCGGCCGCGGCCGTATCGACCGAGGACTCGATGCTGATGGCGCGCCTGGCCAAGCGCGGGCCGGTGACCATGCACCTGACCCTCACGCCGCAAACGCTGCCCGACGCCGACAGCTTCAACGTCATCGCCGACCTGCCGGGCACCGACAAGGCCGATGAAATCGTCATCGTGTCGGGCCACCTCGATTCGTGGGACCTGGCGACCGGCGCCAACGATGACGGCGCCGGCGTCGTCAGCGCGATGGCGGTGATCGACACCCTGAAGAAGCTCGACTTCCGTCCGCGCCGCACCATCCGCCTGATCGCCTGGATGAACGAGGAAAACGGCGGCCGCGGCGCGCAGGCGTACCTGGAAGCGAACAAGGCCGACGCCGGCAAGCACTTCGCGGCGATCGAGAACGACGAGGGATCGGGCCGGGTATTCGGCATGCGCACCAGCGTGCCGTTCGAATCGATGAAGCAGTTCGCACCGCTGCGCGCCGCGCTGGCGCCGATGGGGGCGGGAGCGCTGCAGCGGACCGACGTGCTGGGCACGGGCGACCTGCACGGGCTCGAGGCGGCCGGCGTGCCGAGCTTCGCGCCGCTGATCGATGAATCGACCTATTTCAACTATCACCACACGCCGGCCGACACGCTCGACAAGGTCAAGCCCGAAGACCTGCGCCGCCACGTCGCCGTGATGGCCACCACGACCTGGTTCTTGGCCAACATGGAGCAGCCGGTCGGGCGCACGGTCGTGCCGGCGCGCTGA
- a CDS encoding glycine zipper domain-containing protein, whose product MLNKKFVGAVLLAATAVSTTAMAQDRGANTAVGALIGAAIGHNAGGRDGAIVGGVLGAAVGNSISTNNDRYYDNRSNGYYYDNRGYAPAPAAYYDSRDSYSNTYYAPAPTYVQPAPVYVEPAPVYYTPAPSYYYSRPSTVVYFSSGGGYYGGHGGYHGHHGHR is encoded by the coding sequence ATGTTGAACAAAAAATTCGTAGGCGCGGTGCTTCTGGCCGCAACGGCCGTCTCGACGACGGCAATGGCTCAGGACCGCGGTGCGAATACCGCGGTCGGCGCCCTGATCGGTGCCGCAATCGGCCACAATGCCGGTGGACGCGATGGCGCCATCGTCGGCGGCGTGCTGGGCGCTGCGGTCGGCAATTCGATCAGCACCAACAACGACCGTTACTACGACAATCGTAGCAACGGTTACTATTACGACAACCGCGGCTACGCGCCGGCGCCAGCGGCGTACTACGACAGCCGCGACTCGTACAGCAATACGTATTACGCACCGGCCCCAACGTATGTACAGCCTGCCCCGGTGTACGTCGAGCCAGCGCCGGTGTACTATACCCCTGCGCCGAGCTACTACTACAGCCGTCCTTCGACCGTCGTGTATTTCAGCAGCGGCGGCGGATACTACGGCGGCCACGGCGGATACCACGGTCACCACGGTCACCGTTAA
- a CDS encoding PEP-CTERM sorting domain-containing protein: protein MFNKKMKSVIKSAGMSMFACAALLSAGSAGAVTMLGQAPDPSLIVQAGGFEWVYAGPCAGLQPSCGVVQLHHGFEFATDDQWNASFSDLSALMAAFHTTSSPLCASAYFNTQYDHCDGGDVGLGYVWHSPLAPSLGQRNSTAAETFLVRAPAVSDVPEPGSLALIGLGLAGFAAARRRQAAKK from the coding sequence GTGTTTAATAAAAAAATGAAATCAGTAATCAAGTCGGCCGGCATGTCGATGTTCGCCTGCGCCGCGCTGCTGTCGGCCGGATCGGCGGGCGCCGTCACCATGCTTGGGCAGGCGCCGGACCCATCGCTAATCGTCCAGGCAGGGGGCTTTGAATGGGTGTATGCAGGTCCCTGCGCCGGCCTTCAGCCAAGCTGCGGCGTGGTCCAACTGCACCATGGGTTCGAATTCGCTACCGATGATCAATGGAACGCGAGCTTTTCCGATTTGTCAGCGCTGATGGCCGCCTTCCACACCACCAGCTCTCCGCTTTGTGCCTCAGCTTATTTCAATACCCAGTACGACCACTGCGACGGTGGCGACGTCGGCCTTGGTTACGTGTGGCACTCGCCACTGGCGCCGTCATTAGGACAGCGCAACAGCACGGCGGCTGAGACCTTCCTGGTTCGTGCGCCGGCGGTTTCCGACGTCCCTGAACCTGGCAGCCTTGCCCTGATCGGCCTGGGCCTGGCGGGTTTCGCGGCAGCGCGCCGCCGTCAAGCGGCAAAAAAATAA
- a CDS encoding Thivi_2564 family membrane protein — protein MATIMSLIVYLVIFGLIWWLVSLLPLPAPVAQIVRVLFIILLILIVLSVFGIIPGGYLPRLNF, from the coding sequence ATGGCCACAATAATGAGCCTCATCGTCTATCTGGTCATCTTCGGACTGATCTGGTGGCTGGTCAGCCTGCTGCCGCTGCCGGCGCCCGTCGCGCAAATCGTGCGCGTGCTGTTCATCATCCTGCTGATCCTGATCGTGCTGTCGGTGTTCGGAATTATCCCCGGTGGCTACCTGCCGCGGCTGAACTTCTAG
- a CDS encoding penicillin acylase family protein: MTSPRFVWSALLGGACLFTQLPAEAVWFPPAATRVSSEQARWQATAKRVTIMRDKWGIPHVFGKTDADAVFGLLYAQAEDDFNRVELNYINALGRLAEVEGEAEIWRDLRMKMFITPQDMQAKYAASPAWLKQLMVAFADGLNFYLHTHPGVKPKLLTHFEPWMALAFSEGSIGGDIESIDLKKLEQMYGKPAQAALADAGTGFDPEPRGSNGFAIAPSRSASGHALLLINPHTSFYFRPEVHMVSEQGLNAYGAVTWGQFFVYQGFNERAGWMHTSGGGDVIDEYLETITEKDGKFFYRYGGEQRQVRAVPITLPYKTAGGMASKTVTAYFTHHGPVVREAGGKWVAVRLMDEPLKALTQSYTRTKAKNYGAFYKSMELRTNSSNNTVYADADGTIAYFHGNFVPRRDPSFDWKHPVDGSNPATEWKGLHDIKETITLHNPASGYILNTNNWPFASSGASSPRVQDYPAYMWSLPENARGLHAVKVLKDQSGFTLDSLIATAYDSYLTAFEPLVPAVVKDWEALDSNDPLKAQLAAQVAALRGWDLRFSTASVPTSLAVYWGQQMVAAASAAAKAKEVPVADYITTDIGAQDRLQALARASAKLEADFGSWQTPWGEINRFQRISGDIDQQYDDSKPSWPVAFTSATWGSLASFGMVAKQKTKRIYGDRGNSFVAVVEFGPRLRAKSILAGGESANPASKHFSDQAEMYSKGQFKDVLFYKSDIEKALERKYHPGQ, translated from the coding sequence ATGACGTCACCACGTTTCGTCTGGAGTGCGCTGCTTGGCGGCGCTTGCCTGTTCACCCAACTGCCTGCGGAGGCGGTCTGGTTTCCGCCGGCGGCGACGCGCGTCTCATCTGAACAGGCGCGCTGGCAGGCCACCGCAAAGCGCGTGACGATCATGCGCGACAAATGGGGCATCCCCCACGTATTCGGCAAGACCGACGCCGACGCGGTGTTCGGCCTGCTGTACGCGCAGGCCGAGGACGATTTCAACCGGGTCGAACTCAATTACATCAACGCGCTCGGGCGCCTGGCCGAAGTCGAAGGTGAGGCCGAAATCTGGCGCGACCTGCGAATGAAGATGTTCATCACGCCGCAGGACATGCAGGCCAAGTACGCGGCCAGCCCCGCGTGGCTGAAGCAGCTGATGGTGGCGTTCGCCGATGGCTTGAACTTTTACCTGCACACGCATCCGGGAGTGAAGCCGAAGCTGCTGACGCATTTCGAGCCGTGGATGGCGCTGGCATTCAGCGAAGGCAGCATCGGCGGCGACATCGAGTCGATCGACCTGAAGAAGCTCGAGCAGATGTACGGCAAGCCGGCGCAGGCCGCGCTGGCCGACGCCGGCACCGGCTTCGATCCGGAGCCGCGCGGCTCGAACGGCTTTGCGATCGCACCGTCACGCAGTGCCTCCGGCCACGCGCTGTTGCTGATCAATCCGCACACCTCGTTCTACTTCCGGCCCGAAGTCCACATGGTCAGCGAGCAGGGGCTGAACGCCTACGGCGCGGTGACCTGGGGCCAGTTCTTCGTCTACCAGGGCTTCAACGAGCGGGCAGGGTGGATGCATACCTCCGGCGGAGGCGACGTCATCGACGAGTACCTCGAAACGATCACGGAAAAGGACGGCAAATTCTTCTACCGGTACGGCGGAGAACAGCGCCAGGTGCGGGCGGTGCCGATCACGCTGCCTTACAAGACCGCCGGCGGCATGGCCAGCAAGACCGTCACCGCGTACTTCACCCATCACGGTCCGGTGGTGCGCGAGGCCGGCGGCAAATGGGTTGCTGTCCGACTGATGGATGAGCCGCTCAAGGCGCTGACCCAGTCGTACACGCGCACCAAGGCGAAAAACTACGGCGCGTTCTACAAGTCGATGGAGCTGCGCACCAATTCGTCGAACAATACCGTGTACGCGGACGCGGACGGTACCATCGCCTACTTCCACGGCAATTTCGTGCCGCGCCGCGATCCATCCTTCGACTGGAAGCACCCGGTCGACGGCAGCAATCCGGCCACCGAGTGGAAGGGCCTGCACGACATCAAGGAGACCATCACGCTGCACAACCCGGCCAGCGGCTACATCCTCAACACCAATAATTGGCCGTTCGCGTCGTCCGGCGCCAGCAGCCCTCGCGTGCAGGACTATCCGGCGTATATGTGGTCGCTGCCGGAAAACGCGCGCGGCCTGCATGCGGTGAAGGTGCTGAAAGACCAAAGCGGCTTCACGCTCGACAGCCTGATCGCCACCGCCTACGACAGCTACCTGACCGCGTTCGAGCCGCTGGTGCCGGCCGTGGTCAAGGACTGGGAAGCGCTGGACTCCAACGATCCGTTGAAGGCGCAACTGGCGGCGCAGGTTGCGGCCCTGCGCGGCTGGGACCTGCGCTTTTCGACGGCGTCGGTGCCGACCTCGCTCGCGGTGTACTGGGGCCAGCAGATGGTTGCCGCCGCGTCGGCCGCGGCGAAGGCGAAGGAAGTGCCGGTGGCCGATTACATCACCACCGACATCGGCGCGCAGGACCGCCTGCAGGCACTGGCGCGAGCATCGGCCAAGCTGGAGGCGGATTTCGGATCGTGGCAGACGCCGTGGGGCGAGATCAATCGCTTCCAGCGCATCAGCGGCGACATCGACCAGCAGTACGACGACAGCAAGCCAAGCTGGCCGGTGGCGTTCACGTCGGCGACCTGGGGTTCGCTGGCGTCGTTCGGCATGGTGGCGAAGCAGAAGACGAAGCGGATCTACGGCGACCGCGGCAACAGCTTCGTGGCCGTGGTCGAATTCGGCCCGCGGCTGCGCGCGAAGAGCATCCTGGCCGGCGGCGAAAGCGCCAATCCGGCGTCGAAGCATTTCAGCGACCAGGCCGAAATGTACAGCAAGGGCCAGTTCAAGGATGTGCTTTTCTATAAGAGCGACATCGAAAAGGCGCTCGAAAGGAAGTATCACCCGGGCCAATAG
- a CDS encoding M35 family metallo-endopeptidase: protein MDDEINQSETELAAIAPTLNIGFKKMASAMTKGQVILTDVPAIRGDTTNKIWLSKAAAAPGSAASDGLRVIYIESAFFDSKNILSGKKNWTRILVHEMAHVELAAVDVRYAHDSLGMKPEKNNFNTATCLTNAESWAFFAADCAGALDDGVRGRVLK, encoded by the coding sequence TTGGACGACGAAATCAATCAGAGCGAAACTGAGCTTGCCGCAATCGCCCCCACCCTGAACATCGGCTTCAAGAAGATGGCGAGTGCGATGACCAAAGGCCAAGTCATTTTGACCGACGTCCCCGCCATCCGAGGGGATACCACAAACAAGATCTGGTTGTCGAAAGCTGCGGCGGCGCCGGGTTCCGCTGCTAGCGACGGGCTCCGAGTAATCTATATAGAAAGTGCTTTCTTTGATAGTAAGAATATCCTGTCCGGCAAAAAGAACTGGACCCGAATACTTGTTCACGAGATGGCTCACGTGGAACTTGCAGCGGTCGACGTGCGCTATGCCCACGACTCATTAGGGATGAAGCCGGAAAAGAATAACTTCAATACCGCCACCTGCCTGACCAATGCGGAAAGCTGGGCCTTTTTCGCGGCGGACTGCGCGGGAGCGTTGGATGATGGGGTTCGGGGACGAGTCCTAAAATGA